One window of Sinorhizobium fredii NGR234 genomic DNA carries:
- a CDS encoding SRPBCC family protein yields MDITGEERIAARREAVWQCLNDPDILKRCIPGCQAVEAVSPTELTAVVKVKIGPVSATFNGKVTLSNLNPPESYTISGEGKGGIAGFAKGGADVTLAEESDETLLSYDVKAEVGGKLAQLGSRLIDSTAKKLAQQFFANLNLAVSGAAEAAS; encoded by the coding sequence ATGGACATCACCGGTGAGGAGCGGATCGCGGCACGCCGCGAAGCGGTTTGGCAATGCCTGAACGACCCCGACATCCTGAAGCGGTGCATTCCCGGCTGCCAGGCGGTCGAAGCGGTCTCGCCAACGGAACTCACGGCCGTCGTCAAGGTCAAGATCGGCCCGGTTTCGGCGACGTTCAACGGCAAGGTCACGCTCTCCAACCTGAACCCGCCCGAAAGCTATACGATATCGGGTGAGGGAAAGGGCGGCATCGCCGGCTTCGCCAAGGGAGGTGCGGATGTCACGCTTGCCGAAGAAAGCGACGAAACGCTGCTCAGCTACGATGTCAAGGCCGAAGTCGGCGGCAAGCTTGCTCAGCTTGGCTCTCGCCTGATCGATTCGACCGCCAAGAAGCTGGCGCAGCAGTTCTTCGCCAATTTAAACCTCGCCGTCAGCGGTGCCGCCGAAGCGGCGAGTTGA
- a CDS encoding integration host factor subunit beta → MIKSELVQIVAARNPHLYHRDVENIVNAVLDEITDALAAGNRVELRGFGAFSVKNRPSRSGRNPRTGDSVFVEEKWVPFFKTGKELRERLNPGMNDRDDD, encoded by the coding sequence GTGATCAAGTCAGAACTGGTGCAGATTGTGGCCGCGCGCAATCCGCACCTCTATCACCGTGATGTCGAAAATATCGTCAATGCGGTCCTCGATGAGATCACTGATGCCCTCGCGGCCGGAAACCGGGTCGAACTGCGCGGCTTCGGAGCCTTCTCGGTGAAGAACCGGCCGTCGCGCTCGGGCCGCAACCCGCGTACCGGCGATTCCGTCTTCGTCGAGGAAAAATGGGTGCCTTTCTTCAAGACCGGCAAGGAGCTGCGCGAGCGGCTCAATCCCGGCATGAACGACAGGGATGACGACTGA
- the hrcA gene encoding heat-inducible transcriptional repressor HrcA — MVLRNPEKKGIASTLDERSGEIFRRIVETYLESGEPLGSRNLSRLLPMSLSPASVRNVMSDLEDLGLIYSPHVSAGRLPTQTGLRFFVDAFMQVGNLSAEERTSIERQVRRADRDQPIDSLLAEASQMLSGMSRGAGLVITTKSDPVLKHVEFIRLAPTKALAVLVGDHDQVENRIIELPAGITSAQLTEAANFVNAHLAGQTIPELRSQLEKVKETVRGELDALSQDLVERGLAIWSGSEGDEKPARLIVRGRANLLEGLEGTEDIERLRMLFDDLEKKDSLIELLDLAESGPGVRIFIGSENKLFSLSGSSLIVAPYRDSDDRIVGAVGVIGPTRLNYSRIVPMVDYTAQLMSRLSR; from the coding sequence TGAAAAGAAGGGGATCGCATCGACGCTGGATGAGCGCTCCGGCGAGATCTTCCGCCGCATCGTGGAGACCTACCTGGAAAGCGGCGAGCCGCTCGGATCCCGCAATCTGTCGCGCCTCCTGCCGATGTCGCTGTCGCCCGCCTCGGTGCGCAATGTGATGAGCGATCTCGAGGATCTGGGCCTCATTTATTCGCCCCATGTCAGCGCAGGGCGGTTGCCGACCCAGACGGGGCTGCGCTTCTTCGTCGATGCTTTCATGCAGGTCGGCAACCTTTCCGCCGAAGAGCGGACCTCGATCGAGCGGCAGGTGCGGCGCGCCGACCGTGATCAGCCGATCGACAGCCTTCTTGCCGAGGCAAGCCAGATGCTTTCCGGCATGTCCCGCGGCGCCGGCCTGGTCATCACCACCAAAAGCGACCCGGTGCTGAAGCATGTCGAGTTCATTCGGCTCGCGCCGACCAAGGCGCTTGCGGTCCTGGTCGGCGACCACGATCAAGTGGAAAACCGGATTATCGAGCTGCCGGCGGGCATCACCAGCGCGCAGCTCACCGAGGCGGCAAACTTCGTCAATGCGCATCTTGCCGGGCAAACCATTCCCGAACTGCGGTCCCAGCTCGAGAAGGTCAAGGAGACGGTGCGCGGCGAACTCGACGCGCTGTCGCAGGATCTGGTTGAGCGCGGGCTGGCAATCTGGTCGGGCAGCGAGGGCGACGAGAAGCCGGCGCGCCTTATCGTGCGCGGCCGCGCCAACCTGCTCGAAGGGCTGGAAGGTACGGAAGACATCGAGCGGCTGCGCATGCTGTTCGACGATCTCGAAAAGAAGGACAGCCTGATCGAGCTCCTCGATCTTGCCGAAAGCGGTCCGGGCGTGCGCATCTTCATCGGCTCGGAAAACAAGCTGTTTTCGCTCTCCGGATCGTCGCTGATCGTCGCTCCCTATCGCGACAGCGACGACCGTATCGTCGGCGCCGTCGGGGTCATCGGCCCGACGCGGCTCAACTATTCGCGGATCGTCCCCATGGTGGACTACACCGCCCAGCTGATGTCGCGGCTGTCGCGCTGA
- the rpoN gene encoding RNA polymerase factor sigma-54, with the protein MALSASLHLRQSQSLVMTPQLMQSIQLLQMTHLELGQFIAQEVEKNPLLEFQSADEAGFGSDRPERDETGLTAEAGGAEESVDHGDLYDSATTSPGERLSTELDADFANVFQDDTAPQRADAPELLGQWKSMPGAGGSNDGEGYDLDDFVAGRKTLRETLIEQVAFAFAAPADRLIAQHLIDQLDEAGYLHAEIAETAARLGASAADVTRVLLVLQQFDPPGVFARTLSECLAIQLRLRNRLDPAMEALVANLELLARRDFASLKKICGVDEEDLIEMLAEIRKLDPKPGTSFETSVTEAIIPDVVVRSAPDGGWLVELNPDALPRVLVNHDYFAEISRHSQKNSAEQAFLSECMQNANWLTRSLDQRARTILKVASEIVRQQDAFLVHGVDHLRPLNLRIVADAIKMHESTVSRVTSNKYILTPRGLFELKYFFTVSIGSAENGDAHSAESVRHRIRTMISQESADAVLSDDDIVDILKRAGVDIARRTVAKYREAMNIPSSVQRRREKRALAKAAGF; encoded by the coding sequence ATGGCTTTGTCCGCCAGCCTACATCTGCGACAATCACAGTCGCTGGTCATGACGCCGCAACTGATGCAGTCGATCCAGCTGCTTCAGATGACGCATCTCGAACTCGGTCAGTTCATCGCCCAGGAAGTCGAGAAGAACCCTTTGCTTGAGTTCCAATCCGCCGATGAGGCGGGTTTCGGTTCGGATCGGCCCGAGCGTGATGAGACAGGCCTGACGGCCGAGGCGGGCGGCGCGGAGGAATCCGTCGACCACGGCGATCTCTACGACAGCGCGACGACAAGTCCCGGCGAACGGCTCAGTACCGAACTCGACGCCGACTTCGCCAACGTGTTCCAGGACGACACGGCGCCGCAGCGCGCCGACGCGCCGGAACTGTTGGGCCAATGGAAATCGATGCCGGGCGCCGGCGGCAGCAACGACGGCGAGGGATACGATCTCGACGATTTCGTCGCCGGTCGGAAAACGCTCCGCGAGACGCTGATCGAGCAGGTCGCCTTCGCGTTTGCCGCCCCCGCCGACCGGCTGATTGCCCAGCATCTCATCGACCAGCTCGACGAAGCGGGCTATCTGCATGCGGAGATCGCTGAAACGGCGGCCAGGCTTGGCGCGAGCGCGGCAGATGTGACGCGCGTCCTTCTCGTGCTGCAGCAGTTCGATCCGCCCGGCGTCTTCGCCCGCACGCTCAGTGAATGCCTCGCCATCCAGCTGCGCTTGCGCAATCGCCTCGATCCGGCCATGGAGGCGCTTGTCGCCAATCTCGAACTTCTGGCGCGCCGCGACTTCGCAAGCCTCAAGAAGATCTGCGGGGTCGACGAGGAGGATCTCATCGAGATGCTCGCTGAAATCCGCAAACTCGATCCGAAGCCAGGAACCAGCTTCGAGACCAGCGTTACCGAGGCGATCATTCCCGATGTCGTCGTACGTTCGGCGCCCGATGGCGGCTGGCTGGTCGAGCTCAATCCCGACGCATTGCCACGGGTTCTCGTCAATCACGACTACTTTGCCGAGATCTCGCGCCACAGCCAGAAGAACAGCGCCGAGCAAGCCTTCCTCAGCGAATGCATGCAGAACGCCAACTGGCTGACGCGCAGTCTCGACCAGCGCGCCAGGACGATCCTGAAGGTCGCGAGCGAGATCGTCCGGCAGCAGGATGCCTTTTTGGTGCACGGGGTCGACCACCTGCGGCCGCTGAACCTCCGGATCGTCGCCGACGCGATCAAGATGCATGAATCGACGGTGAGCCGCGTCACCTCGAACAAATACATATTGACCCCGCGCGGCCTTTTCGAGCTGAAATATTTCTTCACCGTCTCGATCGGCTCTGCGGAGAACGGCGACGCTCATTCGGCCGAATCCGTCCGCCACCGCATCCGCACGATGATCAGCCAGGAAAGCGCCGACGCGGTGCTCTCCGACGACGATATCGTCGATATCCTCAAGCGGGCCGGCGTCGACATCGCACGGCGCACCGTCGCCAAGTATCGGGAGGCGATGAACATCCCCTCCTCGGTCCAGCGGCGTCGCGAAAAGCGCGCCCTTGCCAAGGCAGCCGGCTTCTGA
- the grpE gene encoding nucleotide exchange factor GrpE: protein MTDETNKNGTEAAAPEEIVKATGPEAAEKPEAGASAAGPDPLELAKAESADLRDKYLRLAAEMDNLRRRTERDVKDAKSYSVAGFARDMLAVSDNLRRALEAIPAEARESGDAGLTALIEGVEMTERSMLAALERHGVKQLDPTGQRFDPNFHQAMFEVPNPEVPNNTVVQVVQAGYTIGERVLRPAMVGVAKGGPKIVAAESETPAA, encoded by the coding sequence ATGACCGACGAAACGAACAAGAACGGAACTGAGGCCGCAGCGCCCGAAGAGATTGTGAAGGCAACCGGGCCGGAGGCGGCGGAAAAACCGGAAGCGGGTGCTTCCGCCGCTGGACCGGATCCTCTGGAACTCGCCAAGGCGGAGAGCGCGGACCTGCGCGACAAATATCTTCGCCTCGCCGCCGAAATGGACAATCTGCGCCGCCGCACCGAGCGCGACGTGAAGGATGCCAAGTCCTATTCCGTCGCCGGCTTCGCGCGCGACATGCTGGCCGTTTCCGACAACCTGCGCCGGGCGCTCGAAGCCATTCCGGCCGAGGCGAGGGAATCCGGCGACGCCGGTCTCACCGCGCTGATCGAAGGCGTCGAAATGACCGAACGCTCCATGCTGGCGGCACTCGAGCGCCATGGCGTCAAGCAACTGGACCCGACCGGCCAGAGGTTCGATCCGAACTTCCACCAGGCCATGTTCGAGGTTCCGAACCCGGAGGTTCCGAACAACACCGTCGTCCAGGTCGTCCAGGCCGGCTACACGATCGGCGAGCGCGTGCTGCGCCCGGCCATGGTCGGCGTCGCCAAGGGCGGCCCGAAGATCGTGGCTGCGGAAAGCGAGACGCCGGCGGCCTGA
- the sppA gene encoding signal peptide peptidase SppA yields the protein MDELAIADRRSLRRKLSFWRWTAAAILVLGGFALIAFSGWTEVSERAREHVARVTVSGVIQDDRELVERLERIADNKSAKALIVTISSPGGTTYGGEVLYKAIRKVAAKKPVVSDVRTLAASAGYMIALAGDRIVAGETSITGSIGVIFQYPQVKQLMDKVGVSLESIKSRPLKAEPSPFHPPSPEARAMIQTMIDDSYNWFVDLVAERRKLPRPEALALADGRIFTGRQALQGKLVDTIGGDDEIRAFLADRKVSKDLPVVDWEAPGGSFPFGLSTVVSNWLKLLGYDAFPAMNGLEKIGGDKLFLDGLVSVWQVDAQ from the coding sequence ATGGACGAACTCGCCATTGCCGATCGCCGCAGCCTGCGCAGGAAGCTGAGCTTCTGGCGCTGGACGGCCGCTGCCATTCTCGTCCTGGGCGGTTTCGCGCTCATTGCCTTTTCCGGCTGGACCGAGGTCAGCGAACGGGCTCGCGAGCACGTTGCCCGCGTCACCGTTTCCGGCGTCATCCAGGACGACCGGGAACTGGTCGAGAGGCTGGAGAGGATTGCCGACAATAAATCCGCCAAGGCGCTGATCGTGACGATATCGTCGCCGGGGGGCACCACCTATGGCGGCGAGGTGCTCTATAAGGCGATCCGCAAGGTCGCAGCCAAGAAGCCGGTGGTCTCCGATGTCCGGACGCTCGCCGCCTCGGCCGGCTACATGATAGCGCTCGCTGGCGATCGCATCGTCGCCGGGGAAACCTCGATCACCGGTTCGATCGGCGTCATCTTCCAATATCCGCAGGTCAAGCAACTGATGGACAAGGTCGGCGTGTCGCTGGAGTCGATAAAGTCGCGGCCGTTGAAGGCCGAGCCCTCTCCATTCCATCCGCCGAGCCCGGAGGCGCGGGCGATGATCCAGACGATGATCGACGACAGCTACAACTGGTTCGTCGATCTGGTGGCCGAACGGCGCAAGCTGCCGCGGCCGGAGGCGCTGGCGCTGGCCGATGGCCGCATCTTCACCGGACGTCAGGCCCTGCAGGGCAAGCTCGTCGATACCATCGGCGGAGACGACGAGATCAGGGCTTTCCTCGCCGATCGCAAGGTGTCGAAGGACCTGCCCGTGGTGGATTGGGAAGCGCCGGGCGGTTCCTTCCCTTTCGGGCTTTCGACGGTCGTCTCCAACTGGCTCAAGCTGTTGGGATATGATGCTTTTCCAGCGATGAACGGACTTGAAAAGATCGGCGGCGACAAGTTGTTTCTTGACGGTCTTGTTTCGGTTTGGCAGGTTGATGCTCAATAA
- a CDS encoding D-arabinono-1,4-lactone oxidase: MLQAGGHWRNWVGNQSCIVRHRGAPESEAELAEMVREATSAGLNVRCAGSGHSFTPVALTSGLHLTLSGMLGVANIDQARKRVSVSAGTTINQLGKALKSNGLSLINQGDIDSQALAGALTTGTHGTGAALGNMASQIVGMRLVQPDGSILVVDEMTPDLLEAARVSVGMLGVISEITLQVMDSYNLHEKLWRCDFDECMEQHDELAAKHRHFGFFWCPVPESRHCYCLPDTSSVSTTEKTADVCEMKVIDITDRPPTEGTFERIAYSSEIYPIEYVPNFHELEYAVPVAHGKEAVKAVRKLMLEKHPTCIYPIEYRFTAGDSGWISPFYEQDSITLSVSGEPGTDYWEYLKDVDTILRQYGSRPHWGKLHFLGAEDVTALYPRSADFRALRAKVDPEGRFLNDHLRQLFA; the protein is encoded by the coding sequence ATGCTTCAAGCGGGTGGTCATTGGCGCAACTGGGTCGGAAATCAGTCCTGCATCGTCCGTCACAGGGGCGCGCCGGAGAGCGAAGCGGAACTTGCCGAGATGGTGCGGGAAGCGACCTCGGCCGGCCTCAATGTGCGCTGCGCCGGCTCGGGTCATTCCTTCACCCCGGTCGCGCTGACGAGTGGCCTGCATCTGACGCTTTCCGGGATGCTGGGGGTCGCCAATATCGATCAGGCCCGCAAACGCGTCTCGGTGAGCGCCGGAACAACCATCAACCAGCTCGGCAAGGCGCTGAAGTCGAACGGCCTGTCGCTGATCAACCAGGGCGACATCGACAGCCAGGCGCTCGCAGGCGCGTTGACCACCGGCACGCATGGCACCGGCGCGGCGCTCGGCAACATGGCATCGCAAATCGTCGGCATGCGCCTCGTCCAGCCGGACGGCTCGATCCTCGTCGTCGACGAGATGACTCCGGATCTCCTGGAGGCGGCCCGCGTCTCCGTCGGCATGCTCGGGGTCATCTCGGAAATCACCCTGCAGGTGATGGACAGCTACAACCTTCACGAAAAGTTGTGGCGCTGCGATTTCGACGAATGCATGGAGCAACACGACGAACTCGCCGCCAAGCACCGGCACTTCGGCTTCTTCTGGTGCCCGGTTCCCGAAAGCCGTCATTGCTACTGCCTGCCCGACACCTCGTCCGTCTCGACGACGGAGAAGACGGCTGACGTCTGCGAAATGAAGGTGATCGACATCACCGACCGGCCGCCGACGGAGGGCACCTTCGAACGGATCGCCTATTCCTCGGAAATCTACCCGATCGAATATGTCCCGAACTTCCACGAACTCGAATATGCCGTGCCGGTCGCGCACGGCAAGGAGGCCGTCAAGGCCGTGCGCAAGTTGATGCTCGAAAAGCACCCGACCTGCATCTACCCGATCGAATACCGGTTCACCGCCGGCGATTCCGGCTGGATCAGCCCCTTCTACGAACAGGACTCGATCACGCTCTCCGTTTCCGGCGAGCCCGGCACCGACTACTGGGAATATCTGAAGGACGTCGACACGATCCTCAGGCAATACGGCTCGCGCCCGCACTGGGGCAAGCTGCACTTCCTCGGCGCCGAGGACGTGACGGCGCTCTATCCGCGCTCCGCCGATTTTCGGGCGTTAAGGGCAAAGGTCGATCCGGAAGGCCGCTTCCTCAACGACCATCTGCGGCAGCTTTTCGCCTAA
- the hpf gene encoding ribosome hibernation-promoting factor, HPF/YfiA family, producing MSVRVSGKHMEIGESFRSRIGEQIREAVAKYFDGGYSSQVTVEKSGSRFSADCKLHLDTGVVLQANGQANEPQAAFDAASDRIEKRLRRYKRKLKDHHNGNGQNAAEVAYRVMDSVPFEDEEVPDDYAPTIVAESTKQLRTMSVANAVMALDMTDEPVLMFRSPGKDDLNIVYRRNDGNIGWIDAANIKG from the coding sequence ATGAGTGTGCGTGTATCCGGTAAACATATGGAAATCGGTGAATCGTTTCGCTCGCGCATAGGCGAGCAGATTCGTGAGGCCGTAGCCAAATATTTCGACGGAGGATATTCAAGCCAGGTCACTGTGGAAAAGTCCGGCTCGCGCTTCAGCGCCGACTGCAAGCTTCATCTCGATACGGGCGTGGTCTTGCAGGCGAACGGTCAGGCGAACGAGCCACAGGCGGCCTTCGACGCGGCCTCGGACCGCATCGAGAAGCGGCTTCGCCGCTACAAACGCAAGCTCAAGGACCATCACAACGGCAACGGTCAGAACGCCGCCGAGGTGGCCTACAGGGTAATGGACTCGGTTCCCTTCGAGGACGAGGAAGTTCCCGATGATTATGCACCGACCATCGTTGCCGAAAGCACGAAACAACTAAGGACTATGTCCGTCGCCAACGCCGTCATGGCTCTCGACATGACCGACGAACCGGTGCTGATGTTCCGCAGCCCCGGCAAGGACGATCTGAACATCGTCTACCGGCGCAACGATGGAAATATTGGCTGGATCGACGCCGCCAATATCAAAGGATGA
- the ptsN gene encoding PTS IIA-like nitrogen regulatory protein PtsN: MALAGLLHQNAIIPAMRANSKKQLLLELAAKASKLTGLPEREIFDVILQRERLGSTGVGNGIAIPHGKLGNLSSLVGIFARLDTPVDFEALDDQPVDLVFLLLAPEGAGADHLKALSRIARVLRDHDMVTRIRATDSASAIYMLLNEDTTSHAA, from the coding sequence ATGGCATTGGCAGGCTTGCTGCATCAAAATGCGATCATCCCGGCCATGAGGGCCAACTCGAAAAAACAACTCCTTCTGGAATTGGCGGCAAAAGCATCGAAACTCACCGGCCTGCCGGAGCGGGAGATATTCGACGTCATCCTCCAACGCGAGCGGCTCGGCTCAACCGGCGTCGGCAATGGCATCGCCATCCCGCACGGAAAGCTCGGAAATCTTTCCTCGCTCGTCGGCATTTTTGCGCGGCTCGATACGCCGGTCGATTTCGAGGCCCTCGACGACCAGCCGGTGGACCTCGTTTTCCTTCTGCTCGCCCCGGAGGGCGCCGGCGCCGATCACCTGAAAGCACTGTCGCGCATTGCGCGGGTGCTGCGCGACCACGACATGGTGACGCGGATCCGGGCGACCGATTCCGCCAGCGCCATCTACATGCTCCTCAACGAGGACACGACCTCGCACGCCGCCTGA
- a CDS encoding SDR family NAD(P)-dependent oxidoreductase — translation MTGRLSGKVALISGGAGGCGLAASELFAREGAKVGIVDLPKSKGEDVAAAIRAAGGEAVFAAADVSISTEVSAAVRTVEDAFGPITVLFNHAGILAVGPFLETEEAEWDRLMAVNVKSMFLMTKAVLPGMLRAGGGSIVCTSSISAVAATPMEVLYDTTKGACHMFARAIAVEFRDRNIRCNAVCPGFIATDHGKRELVGLTKYGVDVSEAAIAAQQGRMCDPMEVANAALFLASDESSFVNGTHLFVDNCFTAV, via the coding sequence ATGACGGGCAGGCTTTCGGGCAAGGTTGCACTGATCAGCGGCGGTGCCGGCGGCTGCGGGCTGGCGGCGTCCGAGCTTTTCGCACGCGAGGGCGCCAAGGTCGGCATCGTCGACCTGCCGAAGAGCAAGGGCGAGGACGTTGCGGCGGCCATTCGCGCCGCAGGCGGTGAAGCCGTGTTCGCGGCCGCCGACGTCTCGATCTCGACGGAAGTGAGCGCTGCCGTACGTACCGTCGAAGATGCCTTCGGCCCAATTACCGTCCTCTTCAACCATGCGGGCATTCTCGCCGTAGGCCCCTTCCTCGAAACGGAGGAGGCGGAGTGGGACCGCCTGATGGCCGTGAATGTGAAAAGCATGTTCCTGATGACCAAGGCGGTTCTCCCCGGCATGCTCAGGGCCGGCGGCGGCAGCATTGTCTGCACCTCGTCGATTTCGGCCGTCGCGGCAACACCGATGGAAGTGCTTTACGACACCACCAAGGGCGCCTGCCACATGTTCGCCCGGGCGATCGCCGTCGAGTTTCGCGACCGGAACATCCGCTGCAATGCGGTCTGCCCGGGCTTCATCGCCACCGATCACGGCAAACGCGAGCTCGTCGGCCTGACCAAATACGGCGTCGATGTCTCCGAGGCGGCGATCGCCGCCCAGCAGGGACGGATGTGCGATCCGATGGAGGTCGCCAATGCCGCTCTGTTCCTGGCGAGCGACGAGTCGAGCTTCGTCAACGGCACGCACCTGTTCGTCGACAATTGCTTCACGGCGGTCTGA
- the lptB gene encoding LPS export ABC transporter ATP-binding protein, which translates to MQIPFLPKRKRVKKPSAAAVAARTVDKARYDGTLIARGLTKSYRSRRVVNGVSLVVRRGEAVGLLGPNGAGKTTCFYMITGLVPVDEGSIEINGNDVTTMPMYRRARLGVGYLPQEASILRGLTVEENIRAVLEIHDKNVDRRESKLNDLLGEFSITHLRKSPAIALSGGERRRLEIARALATDPTFMLLDEPFAGVDPISVADIQALVRHLTSRGIGVLITDHNVRETLGLIDRAYIIHAGEVLTHGRANDIVTNPDVRRLYLGDNFSL; encoded by the coding sequence GTGCAGATTCCCTTTCTTCCCAAACGCAAACGGGTCAAGAAGCCGTCGGCGGCAGCCGTTGCTGCGCGGACGGTCGACAAGGCGCGCTATGACGGCACGCTGATCGCCCGGGGCCTGACGAAATCCTACCGCTCGCGGCGCGTCGTCAACGGCGTCTCACTCGTCGTGCGGCGTGGCGAGGCGGTCGGCCTGCTCGGCCCGAACGGCGCCGGCAAAACGACCTGCTTCTACATGATCACCGGACTGGTCCCGGTCGACGAGGGATCGATCGAGATCAACGGCAACGACGTCACCACGATGCCGATGTACCGCCGGGCCCGCCTCGGCGTCGGCTACCTGCCGCAGGAAGCCTCGATCCTCCGTGGGCTGACGGTCGAGGAAAACATCCGCGCCGTGCTCGAGATCCACGACAAGAACGTCGATAGGCGCGAGAGCAAGCTGAACGACCTGCTGGGCGAATTCTCGATCACGCATCTGCGCAAATCGCCGGCCATCGCGCTCTCGGGCGGCGAGCGGCGGCGCCTCGAGATCGCGCGGGCGCTCGCGACCGACCCGACCTTCATGCTGCTCGACGAACCCTTCGCGGGCGTCGATCCGATCTCGGTGGCCGACATCCAGGCGCTGGTGCGGCATCTGACCTCGCGCGGCATCGGCGTCCTGATTACCGATCACAACGTGCGCGAAACGCTGGGACTGATCGACCGCGCCTACATCATCCATGCCGGCGAAGTGCTGACCCATGGCCGTGCCAACGACATCGTCACCAATCCGGATGTGCGCCGGCTCTATCTCGGCGATAATTTCAGCCTTTAA
- the lptC gene encoding LPS export ABC transporter periplasmic protein LptC, producing the protein MLNQARYPDILADSGTSPADAYASAARHSARVKRLKIVLPFAAGVIALVFAAISFVRAFLPEDLQLETATIENGKIVMQNPAISGRNRQDISYSMKAQRALQDIANPDIITLEQIHAEMPVNDTLVATVDATSGIYDRGANTLDMNAPFTISMNNGVNADFQSAYLDIDAGEMETKHPIAISMNGGSIIAQSLRMTDKGRIVTFEGMVRVNVEPSAIRKNAK; encoded by the coding sequence ATGCTGAACCAAGCGCGCTATCCCGATATCCTTGCCGATTCGGGTACGAGCCCCGCCGATGCCTACGCATCGGCGGCGCGGCATTCCGCGCGGGTGAAGCGCCTGAAGATCGTCTTGCCGTTCGCGGCCGGCGTGATCGCCCTCGTCTTCGCAGCGATTTCCTTCGTGCGCGCCTTTCTGCCGGAGGATCTGCAACTCGAAACCGCAACGATCGAAAACGGCAAGATCGTCATGCAGAATCCGGCGATTTCCGGCCGCAACCGGCAGGACATCAGCTATTCCATGAAGGCCCAGCGGGCGCTGCAGGACATCGCCAATCCCGACATCATCACGCTTGAGCAGATCCATGCCGAGATGCCGGTCAACGATACGCTGGTCGCTACGGTGGACGCGACAAGCGGCATTTACGATCGCGGCGCAAATACGCTCGACATGAACGCCCCGTTCACTATTTCTATGAATAATGGCGTCAATGCCGATTTCCAGTCGGCATATCTGGATATCGACGCCGGCGAAATGGAAACCAAGCATCCGATTGCCATCAGCATGAACGGCGGATCGATCATTGCGCAGTCGCTGCGAATGACAGATAAGGGACGTATTGTAACATTCGAAGGCATGGTCCGGGTCAATGTCGAACCGAGCGCCATCCGCAAGAACGCCAAATAG
- a CDS encoding LptA/OstA family protein — MSVTSTVSFKVSASLAAAGIGALIIASGALAQATSSRMKGMQLSNDQPIQIESDKLEIKDPESKAIFTGNVKVVQGTTTLQAGNMTVFYKATEGATITSGNADIDRIEVNNKVFLSSGAQQATGDTGLVNLTNQTIVLKGDKVVLSEGKNVFVGCQLNVQMDTGEAQLEACGGRVQIQLDPQSRKQN; from the coding sequence ATGTCGGTCACATCTACCGTTTCTTTTAAGGTTTCCGCCAGCCTGGCTGCCGCCGGGATCGGCGCTTTGATAATTGCTTCCGGCGCCTTGGCGCAGGCCACATCCAGCCGCATGAAGGGCATGCAGCTTTCCAACGACCAGCCGATCCAGATCGAGAGCGACAAGCTCGAGATAAAGGACCCGGAAAGCAAGGCGATCTTCACCGGCAACGTGAAGGTCGTGCAGGGCACGACGACGCTGCAGGCCGGCAACATGACCGTCTTCTACAAGGCGACCGAGGGCGCGACGATCACCAGCGGCAACGCCGATATCGACCGGATCGAGGTCAACAACAAAGTGTTCCTGAGTTCCGGCGCCCAACAGGCAACGGGCGATACCGGCCTCGTCAACCTTACCAACCAGACTATTGTGCTCAAGGGCGACAAGGTCGTCCTGTCCGAGGGCAAGAACGTCTTCGTCGGCTGCCAGTTGAATGTGCAAATGGATACGGGCGAAGCCCAGCTCGAGGCCTGCGGCGGCCGCGTGCAGATTCAGCTCGATCCGCAGTCCCGCAAGCAGAATTGA
- a CDS encoding DUF1049 domain-containing protein produces the protein MFKKIVNIVVLVPLGVILIALSVANRQTVTLALNPFDTADSVLSVSAPFFLFLFLAVVVGLVLGAAAVWLSQGKYRRRARSEAHEALKWHREAEKHRSEAERLSQVNLPAPQN, from the coding sequence ATGTTCAAGAAAATCGTCAATATCGTCGTGCTCGTACCGTTGGGGGTCATCCTCATCGCCTTGAGCGTCGCCAACCGCCAGACGGTGACGCTGGCGCTCAATCCCTTCGATACGGCCGACAGCGTGCTTTCGGTATCCGCGCCCTTTTTCCTCTTCCTGTTTCTCGCAGTGGTCGTCGGACTGGTCCTCGGAGCGGCCGCGGTCTGGCTCAGCCAGGGAAAATACCGTCGCCGCGCGCGCAGCGAGGCGCATGAGGCGCTGAAGTGGCATCGCGAGGCGGAAAAGCACCGCAGCGAGGCCGAAAGGTTGTCGCAGGTGAATCTGCCGGCACCGCAGAACTGA